The sequence TCGTCGTGCCGGACTGGGCGCAGCCCGTGCACGTACTCCGGCGGGCAGTACGAGAGCGCTGCCCCGGTGTCGAGCACCGCCTCGGCGCATCCTGTCTCGGTGTCGAGCGGGATGAGGGGGACGCCGAGCGGTGACATGCGGAGCGGGACCTTGATGCCGCGCCCGACACGGCGCGTGGCGCCCCAGGTGATGGTGCGGGCCGGCCAGTCGACCGTGACCGGCGTGCGGGCCAGTTCTGCGCAGCCAATGAGGCGCTCGACACGGACCCCGAGTTCATCGCTCACGATCGAGGGGGCCCGCATGGTGATGGGGACGCCGGTGTCGAGCAGGTCGAAGGCCTCGCCGCGGCGGACGAGGAGGTGGTCCCGGATGAGGTGGAGTGGTTCGGTGTGCGGAGTGGGGTGCGGCATGGTGGCCTCGCGAGCGTTGAGATGGGCGATAGGGGGCCGAAGGAGCTCGGCGGCGGGCTTCGCGGCGAGGGAGTCGGCGAGGAGGAGCGGTGCCGAATTCGCGACGCGAGGGGCCCTATCTCAAGAAGGCGCGCGTGGGTGGGTGCGCGTACACGCATGCGCGTGCGCGCCGGTACATGCGCGTGGGCGCGCGTAGGCCAGCGTGCGCGCCCACGCGCGACTGCCTACCGCGCTGCCGGGAGCAGCTCCGTCGTGATCTCGCGGATGAGCCGCCCCTTCTCGTCCATCAGGTAGATGTGCGCCGTCGCCGCCGCGTCATCTCCGCGTGGTTTGTCGAGCGAGACCGACACCAGCGACGGTTCGAGCTTGTAGGCGGCGCCGCCGATGAAGTCGATGGCGAAGCCGATCACCCACCCTACCACCAGGTTGCCCCACACCCAGCCGTTGAGGCTCTTGGTGATCGCGACGTTCTCGTTCTGGTAGCCGGGGGCGCGGACCTCGATCTGGTATTCGTTCTTGCGCGGCAGGCGCACCGACTGGTTGCCGGTGCCGCTCGACATCTCGATGCCGCTGGACGACTTGACGACGAACGACGCGTCGGAGGGGGTGGTCTGGAGGTTGACGTTCTGGGAGGTGCCGCCGCCGAGGATGGAGGCGCAGGCGGAGAGGAGGAGGGTGGTGCAGAGGGTGACGGTGGTGCGGACATTCTGTCTCATTGCCATCGACTCCTGCTGGGGGAGAGTGTTGCGGTAGCAGGGTCGATTGTAGGAGCCCCCTCTGACAGCGGAGGCGTGGAGTCAACACAGGGAGACGCGGAATGCGGGATCGCGTCTGCTAAGACGACTGCAGCTCACGCTCACAGCAGGAGACCGTACGGAACGTCGCTGCCCATCGCTCACTCCTAGGGCTTGACCACCACTCCCGCCGACTCGTACGCGGCAAGCACCTCGTGCGAGAAGCACGCGAAGACCACTCGTTCCACATCGCCTCGCGTCAGCGCGGCGCTGGCCTCGGCCACAGCGATATCGGTGGCCTGTTGCAGCGGGTAACCAAAGATGCCGGCGGAAATCGCGGGGAACGCGATGCTCTTGATGCCGTGGGTGCGGGCGAGCGAGAAGGCGGCTCGATAGGCACTTGCGAGAAGCGCAGGTTCACCGTGACTGCCGCCCTTCCAGCGAGGGCCGACGGCGTGGATGACGTACTTCGCCGGCAGCAGAAAGCCTGCCGTTAGCCGGGCTTCTCCTTCGGGACACGGTGCCTCGTGGGCGCAGGCCGTTGCTAGCTGCGAACCCGCGGTGGCATGAATCGCACCGCAGACACCCCCGCCTGGCGCAAGCGACGAGTTGGCGGCGTTGACGATCGCGTCGACGGATAGTGTGGTGATGTCAGAAATGATCGCGGTGCAATAACCACGACGCGTGCCTTCGGCGCTCAGTTCCGACAGCTTCATGAGAAGCGCCATGACCACGCGCGCGGTGCCCCGCGATAGCCCTCCATCCCTTCGCGCTCGCGAATGCTCTGCATCGCATCCATCAGTTGGTAGGCGACGCTTCCATCATCTCCGATTGTCAGATCGATGACGTCGAGGTCGAGGATGAATTGGCGCTGACCGCCGGAGCGAGCGGCGATGTACGCGTCGTAGGCGGCCGTCCAATCGGGATCGTCGGCCCAGTATCGGGGGCTCATGATCTCTGTACTTGCACGGGCTTGGGCGTCAGCTTCTGTGAAGTTTGAACATCATCGAAGCATCGCGGCGCTTCCGCCAATGACGAGGCGAACACGTCTGACAAGCTTCGCGCGAACTGGCCAACTGCATCGAACACTTCTTGGTCACTTCGCGGCGTTGCGGGCAGGCGCGGCCCTCAGCGTCCCAACACTCCGTCGAAGTCGAATCTCGATTCTCCTTCGCTCCTGTACATCCGTGCGATCACGCCAGTCGGCATCGTCACCATTCGGCAAGGTGAGGTTCGCTCCGCTGAGTGCCCTGAACTTCAGGTGCTTCAGCTCCGTTCTTGTCCGGAGCTGGCGCCGAACTGCCCAGGCCCGCATGAGCCCGAGATCGGCATTGCTGCCGGCAAGGGCTCGACCCAGAAAGTCCGTGTCAGCCATGCTAGCTGTGTCGAGTCCCGACTTGCGATTGACCGGTTGCCCGTCGGTGTGACCGACCACCTCAACCACGTCGCACTGGTACCGTTCCGCCGCTTCAAGGATCGCGGGAGCCACAAGGCGGTCCAATGCATCCTGAAACGATTCGGAAAGATCCGCGCTCCCAGCGTCAAACGTGTATCCATCCCCCTCCGTGAGCGCGATGATCGGTGGCTGATCCACGGTGGGCGTGGTCGACGGTGCGGGCAGATTGGGCGCTTGCGACTGGACTCCGGCCAAGGCGACCACGATCCATGGCACGACCATCAGCAGCGCCACGGTTGTGTTCTTGAGGTATAGTGCAGACTGACGGTCCACGCTGGCTACTTCCTGAAGATGTCATTCGATAAGAGTTCCACGATCGAAACATGTAGCGCGTTGAGGTCTTCGACGACCTTTTTCGCTTCGCGAAATCCTTGCGTTGTTTGTGCTGCGCCGTTCGCCGCGTCGTTAGCGGCCTTCGCCATGCGACTGGCAGAGGCGGCGGTTTCGTTGAGCCGATCCACGAGAGTCAACGAAGTCTGCGAAACTGATGCGATCGCCGACTTGGTTTCCTTCGAGAGTTGTCGAAACGTCTCCTTGGACTCGGTGGCGGACGACTCCAGATGTTTCAATACCTCCTCGATTGCGCCGGAGAGTACCTTCCACCGCACGGCCTGCTGCTGCATTGCGCCGATCTCGGCGTTGAGCGCCCGTTCTCGTTCTTCGTACAGGTGTTTGAGAGACGCCTGCGCGCTTCCAGCATCAACTGCGAGCTGCTGCAAGAAGGAGCTCTCTCGCGTTCCGGAAACGACGCCCTGTGTCTCCAGATACTGACCGGCAGCAACGCCGACGAAGTGTGGAATGATCGCCGCGCCCATGGGCGCCAGCGCTGTGAACAGTAGCTCGGACGAGTCGACACCACCGCGAACTGTCACAGCAGCAAAAGCCACCGTCACTCCCAGCGCCACAAGCGTGTGGAGGAAACCAGCCGTATAGAGCCACCCCGTTGCCCCGCGTCGATCCGGCCCCTCGAGACTGCGTACGACCGTGGTCATCCACAGTAGATGCACTACACTCGCGGCATCGTAGCCGAGCGCGAGCGATCGAATGTTCAGCCCAACCGCCCCTCCCATGCCGGACAGAGCCACCATCGCAAAGAGGAACAACGCCGCACCGACGCAGCCAACGAGAAAGAGCCTTCGCAAGAATTCCATTTCACGCTAGGCAGATTGTGTCTTGGTCCATAAACGACGAAGCGCTGTGTAGGCCTCGTTGATCTCCATTGTGCGTCGCTCGGCTTCTGCGCGGCGCTCGGGCGGATGGCGATCGGGGTGCCACTGGCTGATTAGTTTGCGCCACGTCCGCGCCGCGAGTTCTTCTGATGAATCCGGAGATAGCTCTAGCACGCTGGGTGCACGAAACGAGCTCTTCCAACGATGCTTCGTCAGTGGAAGATTCTTCTCCGTGCGCTGCCGACTCAGCAAGCTGCGCGAGCATCTCGAATGCATGAATGGCCTCATTCGGATCATCTCGAATACCACGGTCGAGATCGAGCTCAAGTGAATCCCGCGTGGACGCGAAGTCCTCCGCTAGATCGCGGGTGCTCTCATTCTTCGTCAGTTCCTCAAGCGAATCAACAAGTCTCGTGAGCGCTGAATTGTATCGGATCTCGATGTCCCGATAGGCGAAGCAGTCTTCGCATAGCTCTGCAATCTCCTCTACGCCGAGCCGACGCCAAGTGACACAGCGTCGAAGCACGTCGGTGCGATGCTCTAGAAAAACCCGCCAGCCGAGTCTGCAGTCCTTGGTCATCCGGAGGGCCTGGCTCAGCATTGCCATCGAGTCGAGCAACTCGGATGCTGCGTCGAAGTCCGCTCGCAGAGCGTCTAGGAACGGACGGAGAGGAAGCCCACTGCCGATCGACGTTTGCTCAGCCGCTACGAGCAGCTCACATACCTCGCGTAGCCGATCCGCAGCATCCGCGTGAGTCTCCGAAGAGGGGCTGAGCAGAGCCACGACATCAATTCCGAAGTCGCGGCAGAAGTCAGCGAACGCAAAAGGAGCGTCCCACTCCAGTAGCCGCTCTGCAAGCGGCCAAGGGATGACACGTATTCCGTAGTGCGAAAGGACAGTCGCTGCGGCCCTGATCTGAAGGCGTTTCGCCACCGCGGGCACGCCGGTCACACGAGGGTACCGAAAGCGCGTGTCCGGTTCGATCCGTGTCGGCGCCACGGCTGCAGCAAGTCCCGACGAGATCGGAATCGATGGGACCCGTGGGCCGTCATCGTCCTCGGCGCGATCTGCTGCCCGCGCTTGCCCCTCGTTGCCAGGCTGGCCGCCGGCCAACGGGGTGGGTTGCCCAGGAGTCGCCTCGCGAGCTCGCAGCCCGGCCGCGCCCCTCGGTGTAACAAGAGCGCCTCGAAGATCAATCGCGCGAACCTCTGTAGCGCTCGCCTGAGCGTTGAGAACAAATGAGCGTTCCGCTAACGCGCGGGAGAGTTCCCGACCGACGGGAGGAGGTTCGCCGCTCGGGTGATGCCCGCGCCGAGTTCCTTGTTTCCGACGATCTCCGCGAGAGTGTCACGCGATGCGAGTTGTTTGAGGAAGCCGTGGTCCGCGTCGACGGTACCAACTGCGATAATCTCGACACCTTCTTTCTTGAGAAGGTCTGCTCGATCGAGCGTTGCCTGACGGATATCGTGGTCTGGGTACCCGTCTGTGGCGATCACGATCGCACGGACGTCCCGACGCTCTGTCAACTCGGATGACGCGACCTCAAGAGCGCGGAACATGTTCGTCGAACCTTCGATCGCGAGCAGTTGCGTGGCGCGATTGAAGTCTGCCTGATCTCGTGTGCAGGACATTCGAAGTTCAGCGTCCGAGCTGAAGCTGACCAACCCCACCACGTATCCTTTACCAAACGCTTCCGCGGCAAATCGGGAAGCGCCGTCTTTGGCTTGTGCGAGCTTGTTCGATCCCAGCATGCTGCCGGAGCAGTCGATGGCAATCACGACGCGCCCCTGCTTCTTGCGGCCGAGCCCGTATTCCTTGAGCAGGTCCATCGAATGCTGGCGACGGTCCAGTGCGTTGCCACTCGCCTCTGTCGCTCTCTGGATGGCGCGAGGGCCGTCGAGCAGCTTCGGCCGTTTCCTTTCCTGATCCATGTGCAACTCCCTCACGGTTCTGCCGAAGCGGGTCATGCTGATGTGATCCCGGCAAGCGTCGATGCCCTCGCTCTCGGCTTCGATCAAGAACTTGTAGCAATACCGCCGAATTCGCCAAGGATGTCGCACATACGCTACAGGCCGTGTCTTCGTCGGATAGACAAGAGTCACCGCAGCTTCTCGGCCCACGACGAGCAGTGCCGCCAGGATCTGCGAAGTCCAAAAGCGACCTAAGTCATTCGCTGACAGTGTCTTCACACCCGTGGCGTGGGAGTCGCTTGTGCTCGACGCAGGTGCCTCTTTTCAGCCTTCCAGAGTTCGACGCCGCGGGTGGGGAAGCTGGTTGATGAGTCGACCACCGCGACGATGGTCCGGACCACGCCGCT comes from Gemmatimonadota bacterium and encodes:
- a CDS encoding macro domain-containing protein, whose translation is MKLSELSAEGTRRGYCTAIISDITTLSVDAIVNAANSSLAPGGGVCGAIHATAGSQLATACAHEAPCPEGEARLTAGFLLPAKYVIHAVGPRWKGGSHGEPALLASAYRAAFSLARTHGIKSIAFPAISAGIFGYPLQQATDIAVAEASAALTRGDVERVVFACFSHEVLAAYESAGVVVKP
- a CDS encoding DnaJ domain-containing protein, translated to MLELSPDSSEELAARTWRKLISQWHPDRHPPERRAEAERRTMEINEAYTALRRLWTKTQSA
- a CDS encoding VWA domain-containing protein, yielding MIEAESEGIDACRDHISMTRFGRTVRELHMDQERKRPKLLDGPRAIQRATEASGNALDRRQHSMDLLKEYGLGRKKQGRVVIAIDCSGSMLGSNKLAQAKDGASRFAAEAFGKGYVVGLVSFSSDAELRMSCTRDQADFNRATQLLAIEGSTNMFRALEVASSELTERRDVRAIVIATDGYPDHDIRQATLDRADLLKKEGVEIIAVGTVDADHGFLKQLASRDTLAEIVGNKELGAGITRAANLLPSVGNSPAR